Proteins encoded together in one Musa acuminata AAA Group cultivar baxijiao chromosome BXJ3-6, Cavendish_Baxijiao_AAA, whole genome shotgun sequence window:
- the LOC135639617 gene encoding protein CHROMATIN REMODELING 4-like isoform X2 encodes MREESSSRDNMIDRNWLLKRKRKRITSGLGLSNGKESTSRSSESLLNNAAKRKKGDIHVSRLARKIKGQDGRIPSGKWHCRNCSEQKANIKTSDNSEPYLRRARMKSMFGKPTILYKQPVHDKATLPERNSVPRTNNGKATFSRRTPNQKSDSSRHDKSVSPKSSHLCEGGPQDGILAATDNKTKKSDSSFRRKTSSHEKSRKKKQKPSMTDKKKKPIAKKGKDASTAVSNEPSMETCLSTGGSLQNCKSLDQQNSASKEEASSSAGEEQYEISTEKASRSSQELDERSMQAHKITKHHGNHWDGVQQVDRILGCRLQASTKMSSQTIRSPTSSELADSENNPGSPASRQPPYGLNGPRNNDKLLTECQNQCEVEIKDTKRVLTEAYNDKSCESKGSLNNIPTSECLQDEHITKENFVVLKDSPLDKANIALEVCMENSKDSDLISAHKQSNSYTETGPSQLAVSCVSNGDDGSVLDTQPSNNDKSRITVEMVQDSGNENNDDIIYEFLVKWVGQSNTHNTWVPESQLKILAKRKLENYKAKYGTAIINICEEQWKIPQRVISLRTCKDGINEALVKWCGLPYDECTWERLDEPVMKESAHRVDELKRLESQTFDKDINDDSQQRKGDCQDLLPLVEQPNVLKGGLLFPHQLEALNWLRKCWFKNKNVILADEMGLGKTISACAFISSLYFEFKAKLPSLILVPLSTMPNWLAEFALWAPRLNVVEYHGCAKARSIIRQYEWHANNPKKSHKLSKSYKFNVLLTTYEMVLADFSYLRGVPWEVLIVDEGHRLKNSSSKLFGLLNTFSFRHRVLLTGTPLQNNIGELYNLLNFLQPVAFPSLAAFEEKFDDLTTAEKVEELKKLVAPHMLRRLKKDAMQNIPPKTERIIPVELTSIQAEYYRAMLTKNYQILRNIGKGGAQQSLLNIVMQLRKVCNHPYLIPGTEPESGSMEFLHEMRIKASAKLTLLHSMLKILHKEGHRVLIFSQMSKLLDILEDYLTIEFGPKTYERVDGSVPVADRQAAIARFNQDKTRFVFLLSTRSCGLGINLATADTVIIYDSDFNPHADIQAMNRAHRIGQSKRLLVYRLVVRASVEERILHLAKKKLMLDQLFVNKSESQKEVEDILRWGAGELFSDSDAVNGQDAKEAPTSKLDAVPDNEHKHRRRTGGLGDVYKDKCTEGCTKIVWDEGAILKLLDRSDLQSVSESTDVDLENNMLGSVKSVDWNDDTNEEPDGSQLLPGVAVDGCEKISEAKEDTAVGGSEENEWDRLLRVRWEKYQLEEEAVLGRGKRLRKAVSYKESFASIPSETISESGNEEEEPEHEYTHAGRALKEKFARLRARQKERIAQRQTADFSHSTDRTELLTQSMVQSVHEAEGLEKKIQDDNNEQVVTIDQEDDTSTQPLDDKRTESPARLGKFLKHGYKRFHSDHLDLSVRPPGSLSADFFLPRNQLQSTNNAVSLPSNNLLPVLGLCAPNASQAGSSSRNFRSPLRLSTSSNGQRRISSRNVECPLPAASCSRPPNDMNIELKEKSASTSILPEASGDSLHHKLKNMIPDGYFPFYPPASTSGRPPLDIFETSSSSFTSFQEKLGLPNLTFDVNMAPKFSIPPKNLMKPHSDLLPSLSLTMEYINSSFQELPNMPVLPNFRQQLSDSLKQKQQMTELKSRLDIGPMPGTRSSLPENHQKVLDNIMMRTQSATNKLFKKRLKADAWSEDELDALWIGVRRHGRGNWDAMLRDPKLRFSKYRTIEDLFLRWTEEQQKIIDTPAFSAPKSSKPLSFPEISDGMMTRALLGGQLPGLGSAWPKSFSDLTDIQLGCGDFKSSFSCTDPFSHNSRIDEKCPQVAAWKNDRPRSGFHGGFYPGVSLPFDMPCSDNLVTSLSMNHPSSSALQQNEDENCAMKNFPLPGVSEKLQNLLHDSISKVHSNESNVGMTLDPHKQQTFLDSSSNNSIAFGSSNTNKLPHWLREAVNIPPSRPPEPELCSTLPPTVSAIAQSVRLLYGEEKTFPPFAIPDLPPIQPQDPRKSLKRKRKLDRLQQLTPDIDGFIEKFDHSSPGTIPPVSQIMESAPDLGRSDLNEDFTSQNLNLNSPTLSSFATQEKSSGSALAACPEVLEQVKSCMSCGPCGLSVTEMPGPSCQRTEMSKSKDLEIFKHDRKGLNEDLEDGHGKHKTARNSLLGCWDKMLSTEQTSQADNRDSSKTQSDTSRPNQMNLKEMSSEETVSDNNKSEHEQ; translated from the exons ATGAGGGAAGAAAGCTCTTCGCGTGATAACATGATAGATAGGAATTGGCTCTTGAAGCGCAAGAGGAAAAGGATAACGTCTGGGCTGGGTCTTTCAAATGGAAAGGAGAGTACTTCCCGATCTTCAGAATCCCTGTTGAACAATGCCGCTAAGAGGAAGAAAGGTGACATTCACGTTTCTAGACTTGCTCGTAAGATCAAAGGACAGGATGGG CGTATCCCATCTGGGAAGTGGCATTGCCGAAACTGCTCTGAGCAGAAGGCTAACATAAAAACATCAGATAATTCAGAGCCTTATTTAAGACGCGCAAGAATGAAGAGCATGTTTGGAAAGCCCACAATTTTATACAAACAACCAGTCCATGACAAGGCAACACTTCCAGAGAGAAACTCTGTTCCAAGAACTAATAATGGAAAAGCTACATTTTCTCGTAGAACTCCAAATCAGAAGTCTGATTCATCTAGACATGATAAATCAGTCAGCCCAAAATCAAGCCACTTGTGTGAAGGTGGGCCCCAAGATGGCATTTTAGCAGCAACAGATAATAAAACTAAGAAGTCAGATTCATCATTTCGACGGAAAACAAGCTCTCATGAG AAATCCAGGAAAAAGAAGCAAAAGCCTAGTATGACAGATAAGAAGAAGAAACCTATAGCCAAAAAAGGAAAGGATGCTTCAACAGCTGTCAGTAATGAGCCATCTATGGAAACATGTCTTAGTACTGGTGGGTCACTTCAAAACTGCAAGTCTCTTGATCAGCAGAACTCTGCATCTAAGGAAGAAGCCAGCAGTTCTGCTGGTGAAGAGCAGTATGAG ATATCAACTGAAAAAGCGAGTCGCTCATCACAAGAATTAGATGAACGAAGCATGCAAGCACATAAGATAACAAAACATCATGGGAATCATTGGGATGGAGTTCAACAG GTTGATCGCATTCTGGGTTGTCGTCTCCAAGCTAGCACCAAGATGTCTAGCCAAACAATAAGGTCTCCTACTTCTTCGGAACTTGCTGATTCTGAGAACAATCCAGGGAGCCCAGCTAGTAGACAACCGCCTTATGGTTTGAATGGTCCCAGAAACAATGACAAGTTGCTGACAGAGTGTCAAAATCAATGTGAAGTTGAAATAAAGGACACAAAACGTGTTCTAACTGAGGCTTATAATGACAAATCATGTGAATCTAAAGGATCTTTGAATAATATTCCAACAAGTGAATGTTTGCAGGATGAGCACATCACAAAGGAAAATTTTGTGGTTCTGAAGGATTCTCCATTAGATAAAGCAAATATTGCTCTAGAAGTTTGTATGGAAAATTCAAAAGATTCAGATCTTATCAGTGCACACAAGCAGAGTAATTCATATACAGAGACTGGACCTTCTCAATTAGCTGTTTCCTGTGTTTCAAATGGTGATGATGGATCGGTTCTTGACACACAGCCAAGCAATAATGATAAAAGTAGAATCACTGTAGAAATGGTGCAGGACTCAGGAAATGAGAACAATGATGACATTATCTATGAATTTCTTGTTAAATGGGTGGGGCAATCAAACACTCATAATACCTGGGTTCCTGAATCCCAATTGAAAATTTTGGCCAAAAGAAAATTGGAGAATTATAAAGCTAAATATGGGACTGCTATCATTAATATTTGTGAGGAACAGTGGAAGATACCACAGCGTGTTATTTCCCTTCGAACTTGTAAGGATGGTATAAATGAAGCTTTGGTTAAATGGTGTGGCcttccatatgatgaatgcactTGGGAAAGATTAGATGAACCTGTAATGAAGGAATCAGCCCATCGGGTAGATGAACTGAAACGGTTAGAATCCCAGACTTTTGATAAGGATATTAATGATGATTCTCAGCAAAGAAAAGGTGACTGCCAagatcttcttcctcttgttgaGCAGCCAAATGTGCTAAAAGGCGGATTGCTTTTTCCACATCAGCTAGAAGCTCTTAATTGGCTACGCAAATGCTGGTTTAAGAATAAAAATGTGATTCTTGCTGATGAGATGGGGCTTGGAAAAACCATATCTGCATGTGCTTTTATCTCATCTTTGTACTTTGAGTTTAAGGCTAAGCTACCCAGTTTGATATTAGTACCTCTTTCCACTATGCCTAACTGGTTGGCTGAGTTTGCACTGTGGGCCCCACGTTTGAATGTTGTGGAGTATCATGGCTGTGCAAAGGCGAGATCCATAATACGTCAATATGAATGGCATGCCAATAATCCTAAAAAATCACATAAGCTATCCAAGTCATACAAGTTCAATGTTTTGTTGACTACTTATGAGATGGTACTTGCTGATTTCTCTTATCTACGTGGAGTCCCTTGGGAGGTTCTTATAGTTGATGAGGGGCATCGTTTGAAAAACTCAAGTAGTAAACTTTTTGGTTTgcttaatacattttcttttcgaCACCGTGTGTTATTGACTGGAACTCCTTTGCAGAATAACATAGGCGAGTTGTATAACTTACTCAACTTTTTGCAACCCGTTGCATTCCCCTCTTTAGCAGCATTTGAAGAGAAGTTTGATGATCTTACAACAGCAGAAAAGGTGGAGGAGTTGAAAAAACTTGTTGCACCACATATGCTTCGAAGGCTCAAGAAAGATGCTATGCAAAATATTCCTCCTAAGACTGAGCGGATAATTCCTGTTGAATTGACTTCCATCCAGGCTGAATATTATCGCGCAATGTTGACAAAAAATTATCAGATATTGCGGAACATAGGAAAAGGTGGCGCACAGCAATCATTGCTAAATATAGTGATGCAACTCCGGAAGGTATGTAATCATCCATATCTTATTCCAGGAACTGAACCTGAATCTGGTTCCATGGAGTTCCTTCATGAAATGCGGATAAAGGCATCAGCAAAGCTGACTTTATTGCATTCCATGCTCAAGATTTTACATAAGGAAGGACACAGAGTCCTTATATTTTCTCAGATGTCTAAGTTGCTTGATATTCTTGAGGATTACCTAACTATAGAGTTTGGCCCTAAAACATATGAAAGGGTGGATGGTTCAGTACCTGTGGCAGACCGTCAAGCAGCTATTGCTCGTTTCAATCAAGATAAAACACGATTTGtgttcttgttgtccacacgttCTTGTGGCCTTGGGATCAATCTGGCGACTGCTGACACTGTTATCATATATGATTCAGATTTCAATCCACATGCAGATATACAAGCTATGAATAGAGCACACAGAATAGGGCAATCAAAGAGACTTCTGGTTTACAGGCTTGTAGTACGTGCTAGTGTTGAGGAGCGCATCTTACATCTTGCTAAAAAGAAATTGATGCTAGATCAACTATTTGTGAAtaagtcagaatctcagaaggaaGTGGAGGACATTCTTCGATGGGGAGCCGGAGAGCTTTTCAGTGATTCTGATGCTGTGAATGGGCAAGATGCAAAAGAAGCCCCTACCAGCAAACTTGATGCTGTTCCTGATAATGAGCATAAACATAGGAGGAGGACTGGAGGTTTGGGGGATGTGTACAAAGATAAATGTACCGAGGGTTGTACAAAGATTGTTTGGGATGAAGGTGCTATTCTAAAACTTCTTGATCGTTCTGATCTACAATCAGTTTCTGAAAGCACTGATGTGGATCTTGAAAACAATATGCTTGGCTCAGTGAAG TCGGTGGATTGGAATGATGATACAAATGAAGAACCAGATGGGTCACAATTGCTACCTGGTGTAGCTGTTGATGGTTGTGAGAAAATATCTGAAGCAAAGGAAGATACTGCAGTTGGTGGCTCTGAGGAAAATGAATGGGATAGGCTTTTACGTGTTAG GTGGGAAAAATATCAGCTTGAGGAGGAAGCAGTTCTTGGTCGAGGAAAACGCTTGAGAAAAGCAGTATCTTACAAGGAAAGCTTTGCTTCAataccaagtgaaactattagtgAG AGTGGTAACGAAGAGGAGGAGCCAGAACATGAATATACACATGCAGGACGTGCTTTGAAGGAGAAGTT TGCTAGGCTCCGTGCCCGACAAAAGGAACGTATTGCCCAGAGGCAGACTGCTGATTTTTCTCATTCAACAGACAGAACTGAATTGCTGACTCAGTCAATGGTTCAATCTGTCCATGAAGCCGAAGGCTTAGAAAAGAAGATCCAAGATGACAATAATGAGCAGGTTGTTACCATCGACCAGGAGGATGATACATCAACCCAACCATTAGATGATAAAAGAACTGAATCTCCTGCAAGATTGGGAAAGTTCTTAAAGCATGGatataaaagatttcatagtGATCATTTGGATCTTTCTGTTAGACCTCCTGGAAGTCTTTCTGCAGACTTTTTTTTGCCTAGAAATCAGTTGCAAAGCACAAACAATGCAGTTTCATTGCCTTCTAACAACCTTCTACCCGTTCTAGGACTATGTGCTCCTAATGCTAGTCAGGCTGGTTCATCATCCCGTAACTTCCGTTCCCCTCTGAGGCTATCAACATCAAGCAATGGGCAAAGACGAATAAGTAGCAGAAATGTAGAATGTCCCTTGCCTGCTGCTTCCTGTTCTAGACCTCCAAATGATATGAACATTGAGCTCAAAGAAAAATCTGCCAGCACATCTATATTGCCTGAAGCATCTGGAGACTCCTTGCATCACAAACTGAAGAATATGATACCTGATGGCTATTTTCCATTTTATCCT CCTGCTTCTACATCTGGAAGACCCCCTCTCGACATTTTCGAAACTTCAAGTTCATCATTCACCTCATTCCAAGAGAAGCTGGGCCTTCCAAACTTAACTTTTGATGTTAATATGGCACCAAAGTTCTCAATACCACCAAAGAATTTGATGAAGCCACATTCAGATCTCTTGCCTAGCTTGTCATTAACCATGGAATACATAAATAGTTCTTTCCAGGAATTGCCAAATATGCCAGTGTTACCCAATTTCAGGCAACAGCTGAGTGATTCCCTGAAGCAAAAACAGCAGATGACAGAGTTAAAATCAAGGCTCGATATAGGTCCAATGCCAGGCACGCGTTCATCATTACCAGAAAACCATCAGAAAGTTCTTGACAACATAATGATGCGAACCCAGTCTGCAACAAATAAGTTGTTCAAGAAGAGATTAAAAGCAGATGCATGGTCAGAAGATGAACTTGATGCTCTTTGGATTGGTGTTCGTAGGCATGGAAGGGGTAATTGGGATGCCATGCTCAGGGATCCCAAATTGAGATTCTCAAAATATAGAACTATTGAAGATTTATTTTTACGATGGACAGAAGAGCAGCAAAAGATAATTGATACACCAGCATTTTCAGCACCAAAATCATCAAAGCCTCTATCTTTTCCTGAAATCTCTGATGGCATGATGACTCGGGCTCTGCTTGGAGGCCAGTTACCTGGTCTTGGGAGTGCATGGCCGAAATCATTCTCAGACCTGACGGACATTCAATTGGGCTGTGGTGATTTTAAGTCTAGCTTTTCATGCACTGATCCATTCAGTCACAATAGTAGAATTGATGAGAAGTGTCCACAAGTCGCAGCATGGAAAAATGACAGACCTAGATCAGGTTTTCATGGGGGCTTTTATCCTGGAGTTAGTTTGCCCTTTGATATGCCCTGTTCGGATAACTTGGTTACGAGTCTCAGTATGAATCACCCTAGCAGTTCTGCTTTACAACAGAATGAAGATGAAAATTGTGCTATGAAGAATTTTCCCTTGCCAGGTGTTTCAGAAAAATTGCAGAATCTGTTACATGATTCCATTAGTAAAGTTCATTCTAATGAATCCAACGTGGGCATGACCCTTGATCCCCACAAGCAGCAGACCTTCCTCGACTCTTCTTCCAATAATTCTATTGCTTTTGGTAGCTCAAATACAAACAAGCTGCCTCATTGGCTTCGAGAGGCTGTCAATATCCCACCATCCAGGCCACCAGAACCTGAGTTATGCTCGACACTGCCCCCAACTGTTTCAGCAATTGCTCAATCTGTTCGTCTACTTTATGGTGAAGAGAAAACATTCCCGCCATTTGCTATCCCAGACCTTCCGCCAATCCAGCCACAAGATCCAAGAAAAAGTCTGAAAAGGAAAAGGAAGTTGGATAGGCTTCAGCAGCTGACCCCTGATATTGATGGATTTATAGAGAAATTTGATCACAGTTCTCCAGGCACAATTCCTCCAGTTTCACAAATAATGGAATCTGCACCTGATCTTGGGAGGTCTGACCTAAATGAAGATTTCACTTCGCAGAACCTAAATCTAAATTCACCAACCTTGTCATCATTTGCTACACAAGAAAAAAGTTCAGGCTCAGCACTGGCAGCATGTCCTGAAGTCTTGGAACAAGTAAAATCTTGTATGTCTTGTGGACCTTGTGGATTGTCAGTAACCGAGATGCCTGGCCCTAGCTGTCAAAGAACGGAAATGTCCAAGTCGAAAGATCTTGAAATATTCAAGCATGACCGTAAGGGACTAAATGAAGATTTAGAAGACGGTCATGGGAAACATAAGACAGCTAGGAATTCACTATTGGGTTGTTGGGATAAGATGCTAAGCACCGAGCAGACTAGTCAGGCAGATaatcgagactcgagtaaaactcAGTCTGATACAAGTAGGCCTAACCAGATGAATCTTAAGGAAATGTCATCTGAAGAAACTGTCTCGGATAATAATAAAAGTGAACATGAACAGTAA